From Mytilus edulis chromosome 8, xbMytEdul2.2, whole genome shotgun sequence, one genomic window encodes:
- the LOC139485089 gene encoding signal peptidase complex subunit 3-like has protein sequence MNTVLSRLNTIFAFTLSVMAGLTFCCFLTTFFNDHKAPVYLGTGRVIVKNVPDYSAGREKNDLGFVVFDMQADLSKIFNWNVKQLFLYLTAEYESKAHVLNQVVIWDKIIKRGENSLLDYRSSNTKYYFWDYGNGLKGNKNVTLTLSWNVIPNAGTLPKVMGEGQHRVKFPDEYQSSKY, from the exons ATGAACACAGTTTTATCCAGATTGAACACAATCTTTGCCTTCACACTTAGTGTGATGGCAGGGCTAACATTTTGTTGctttttaacaacattttttaacGACCACAAGGCTCCAGTTTATTTAGGAACAGGAAGAGTTATAGT GAAGAATGTACCAGATTACAGTGCTGGAAGAGAGAAGAATGACTTGGGATTTGTTGTTTTTGATATGCAAGCAG ATCtgtcaaaaatatttaactggaATGTCAAACAGCTGTTTTTATATTTGACTGCAGAGTATGAATCCAAAGCTCAT GTTTTGAATCAAGTGGTTATTTGGGATAAGATAATTAAAAGGGGAGAGAACTCTTTGTTGGACTACAGAAGTAGCAATACTAAATACTATTTCTGGGATTACGGAAATGGTCTCAA gGGAAATAAAAATGTAACCTTGACCTTATCCTGGAATGTCATACCAAATGCAGGAACATTACCAAAGGTTATGGGTGAAGGACAGCATAGAGTAAAATTCCCAGATGAGTACCAGTCGTCCAAATATTAA